The sequence ATCTTCTACCGCGAGGCCGGCCCGGCCGACGGCCCCGCGGTCCTGCTGCTGCACGGGTTTCCCACGGCGTCCTCGCAGTTCCGCCACCTGATCCCCCTCCTCGCGGACCGATACCGGGTGATCGCGCCGGACTTCCCGGGTTTCGGCCACAGCGCCAGCCCGGACCGGTCGACGTTCGACTACACATTCGCCAACTTCGCCGATCTGATGGACGGCCTCCTCGGCCAACTCGGCGTGGATCGATATGCGCTCTACTGCTTCGACTACGGGGCGCCGACGGGGTTCCGGATGGCCCTGAAGGGACCTGAGCGGATCAGCGCGCTCATCGTGCAGAACGGCAACGCGTACGAAGAGGGCCTGAGCGAGTTCTGGGATCCGATCAAGGCCTACTGGGCGGAGAAGACCGACGAACGCCGTCAGGCAATCGCGTTCATCCTCAACTCCGACACGGTCAAGCAGCAGTACACGGCGGGGGTGCAGGACCTCAGTCGGCTCGACCCCGACCGGTGGACCCACGACGACACGCAGCTCGCCCGCCCCGGCAACGCGGACATCCAGCTCGATCTGTTCTACGACTACGGCAGCAACGTCACGCTGTACCCCGAATTCCATGCCTTCTTCCGCGACCACCAGCCGCCGACGCTGATCATCTGGGGCCAGAACGATCCGGTCTTCCCGGCCGCTGGTGCCCACCCCTATCGGGGCGACCTGCCGTCGGCTGAATTCCACCTGCTCGACACCGGCCACTTCCTCTTGGAAGACAAGCTCGACATCGCTGCGCCGATGATCCACGATTTCCTGGACCGCGCCGTTGGTCGTTCCTGAAAAACGCAACGGGCGGCCACTCCGCCTGTTCCGCGCCCACCTGTTGCCCGCGGCCCGCACCCCCAAGATCGCCCTCGATCCAGGATCCGAACACCGTTGCGTTGGCGATCGGCTGCTGGGCGCAGGTGAACGGTGAAATCCCGACACCCAGGGGTCCGTCACTTCAGAAACGCCCGGCCCACACCGATCTTGCACTTTCAGGCGCCGATATGCGCGGAACACCCTTTTATGTCGCAACAGTTAACGCAAGATCGCGGAAGAGGGGCAGCCCGCCCTCGTCGATCATGGAGTTACGGTGCCTGGTTTGGCCCAATGTGGGCACTTCGCCACCCACCACGACTCCATGATCGACGGGACAGCGCGGGGTTGACGAACAGCAACTCCGTCTTACGCAACGGCGTTGTCCAGGATCTAGTGGTAATGCGGCGCCAGGTAACCACTCGATCCAGGATCGAGCGTGACCCGGGACGAAGCGGGGCGAGTGGCCGGGACTGGTTTCCGGCACCCGAGCAGGGATAATGCGGCGGTGTCGGATTTCACGAAGCCGCTCGGCTACCGTCTCATCACCGGGCCCGATGATGCCGAATTCTGCGCCCGCGTCAGCGCGCTACTCGATCAGGGCTATCAGCTGCACGGGTCGCCGGCGCTGACCTTTGATGGCGAACGCGTCATCGCCGCTCAAGCGTTGGTGCTGTCGCATTCGGCCAGCCCTGAGTCGCCCATGGGAAGCGCCAGGTAGAGGCCCCTGCTGACGATCACCAACGTTCCACGAGGTGTTCCCGACCCTGCGGTGGATCGTACGGTTCGGGCCAGTAGTCGATGATCTTGCTGATCAGCCCATGCTCGGACATCTCCAGCCAGACGCACGCGTCCTGCCGCTCGTCACCGACGCGAACGTCGAGCAACAGGGCGACGAGGCGGCCATCGGCGATCACCCGCCGCGGCCGGAGGTGCCAATCACCCGGATACTCGGTGTTGAACCGCAGGAACGCGTCGGTGCCGCGAATGCGCTCCCGAGTCTGCGGCATCTCGTAGACCACGTCATCGGTGAGCAGGGCGGCCAACCCGGACCAGTCGCGGCGCTCCAGAAGATCAACGTAGGCGTGGGCGGTCTGCCGGGCCGTCGAGGTGTCGTCCACGACGCGGACCCTAGCCTCCACCAGTGACAATCTGGCAGGCCGTCGGTGCATCACCGGCCTTGCCCGGCTGATCTCCGGCGACGCCGGGGCCGTGAATCGGCGTCCAGGTTCTCAGGGGCGTGCGTCGTATTGGGTACGGGCTTCGAAGACGCGGTCCATGTGCGTCTCCGCCCAGTTCTTGATCGCGATCATGACCGGGAACAGTTCATGGCCGAGCGGAGTGAGCTCGTAGTCGACGCGGACCGGGACCGAGGCAGTGACAGTGCGGGTGACCAGGCCGTCGCGCTCCAGGGTGCGCAGGGTCTGTGTGAGCATCTTCTGGCTGACGCCGGCGATGCGCTGGGCGAGCTGGCCGTGCCGCTGCGGGCCGTCGACGAGCGCTGGGATCACCAGGGCGACCCACTTGTCGGTGAGCCTGCTCAGCAGCTCACGGGTCGGGCACTGATCCAGGAACGCGTCGTAGTCGCGTTTGGCCTGTTCGCGGCGTTGCGCTGCGGTTGACGTCGCCATTCTTTCCTCCGTTGGTGCCCTAGGCACTTTAAGGTACCTACTTTCTCATAGTGCCGACGATTCGTACGGTCGTGGTGAGCACGAAATCCCACGAAGGAGACGGCGATGCGCGCAGTCAGCTATGCAGAGTTCGGAGGGCCGGAGGTCCTGCACGTGGCCGAGGTGCCGGTGCCCGAGCCGGGGCCGGGGCAGGTGCGGGTGCGTGTCGCGGCGTCGGTTGTCCATCCGGTTGATCTGATGGTCCGCTCCGGTCGGTTCCCGGCCCCGTTGCCGACCGGCCTGCCGTACACGCCCGGCTGGGACGTTGCCGGCAGCGTCGACGCGGTCGGCCCGTCGGTCGAGGAGTTCACGATCGGCGACGAGGTCATCGGCTTCTCGCCGTGGCTACAAACCACGGCCGGCGCCCACGCCGAGTACGTAGTCCTCGACGCCGCCTGGCTGACCTCCGCGCCCGCCGGCGTCCCCGCCACCGAGGCGGCGACCCTGCCGACCAATGGTCTCGCCGCTGCCCAGGCACTCGACCTGCTCGCGCTCCCGGCGGGTTCGACAGTGCTCGTCACCGGCGCCGCCGGGCAGGTGGGCGGGTTCGTTCTGGCGCTGGCCCGGACGACCGGTCTGCACGCCACCGGACTCGCCGGAGCCGACGACCGCGAGTTCGTCGAGTCGCTGGGCGCGGCCTTCCTGTCGCGCACCGACGATCCGACGGGGACGTTCGATGCGGTCGTCGACCTGGCGGTGATCGGCTCTTCGTTGCTGGACCTCGTTCGGGACGGCGGCGGCTACGTGGCCGCGTCACCCCCGCTTCGTCCGGAGCCGGTGCGCGGAATCGGGACCTTCGCGCTGGAGGTGCTACCTGACGGAACCCGCCTGGGCGAACTGGTCAAACTCGTCACCAGCGGAGACATCCCGCTCCGGGTCGCCGACGTGTACCCCTTCGCCGACGCGGCGGCCGCCCACGAGCGGCTGGCTCAAGGCGGCGTGCGCGGCGGCGTGGTGATCGTCCCCTGATCCGCAGCGAAAGCTCGGTCAGCCGCTGATGGCTCTGCCGATGACCGGACAGCCGTTCAAGGGTGTCCGGTCATCAGTCCGAGGGAAGGGTTGGTGCAATGGCCGGTCGCGTCAGCGGAAGATGTCGATGTTGCGCCCGGCCCATGCGGCGAAGGAGCGTGGCGGTCGACCCAGGACCTCCGACACGTCCGGGCTGATCCGCTGCTCCCGTGCGGTCGGCGCGCCGAGGATCGCCAGCGTTCCCTCGACCACCGGTGGTGGCATGAACCGCAGCATCTGTTCGCGGGCCTCGTCGGGCGTCTGTTCGATGAAGCTGATGGGTTCGCCGAGCGCGGTAGCGAGATCGGCAACCCGTTCACGTGGTGTGCTCAGCGCCGGACCGGTCAGCTCATACGTGTGACCGTCGTGGGCGCCGTCACGAAGGGCGACAGCCGCCACCTCGGCGATGTCGTCCGGGTCGATCACAGGCAGACCGACATCGCCGAACGGTGCGGCCACCGTCCGTCCGTTGCGAATCGGTTCGGCCCAGGCGAGAACGTTGGAGGCGAAGCCGCCGGGGCGCAGGATCGTCCAGCCGAGGCCGGACCTGCGCACAAGGTCTTCGATGGCGTGCAGGGGCGCATGCGAGGCGGCCGTCGGCCTTGTGCCGACCGCTTGCGAGGATTGCAGCACGATGCGCTTCACGCCGGCGGCCGTGGTGACCCGCAGGATCTCGGGCACGTTGAGATGCGCCCCGGCGCCCTCCACGAGCAGGTACAGCGCTTCGGCGCCAGCGAGCGCCGGCCTGAGGCTCTCCGGCTGCTCGAGGTCCGCGCGATGGTGGCGCACCCCGTCTGGTACGACGACCGGGCGTCGCGCACGGGACACCGCCGTCGCCGCAGCGCCCGACGCCGCGAGGATCGACAAAAGTCTCTGGCCAACATTCCCAGTGGCGCCTGTCACGACGAGCATGTCTGAACCTCCAGGTCGACCGCGTCGTTCGCGCGGTTGGAGGAGACGTTAGTAGCGTCGATATAGTAGGTACCTAGAGGATAGTATTGGATCTGTAACGGAGGACACATGCAACGGTCAGCGGATCCCGAGCTAGCCTGCCCCGTTTCGCCGGTCGTCGATATCGTGTTCAGCCGATGGACCACACCCATCCTGTGGGCTCTGCACGAGTACGGTCGGCAGCGATTCGTGGAGCTGGAGCGCCGGCTGACCAGCATCACACCGAAGGTCCTCACGCAACGGTTACGCCAACTCGAACGCGACGGGCTCGTGACACGCACCTACCACGCCGAGGTGCCGCCCCGGGTCGAATACGAGATCACCGAGCTGGGCGCCAGCCTCGGTCCGCTCTTCGCGCACCTGACCACGTGGGCCGACGCCCATCTCGGAGAGGTGGAGCGGGCACAGCGCGCCTACGACGCCGAACGATGAGCCCGCGCCGGCCTCAAGCGCGTTCACGTCTCCCGAAATCTGCCAGGCGACCTGATGTGGGGCTTGTATCTCAAGCCGCTTGAGATCGCATAGTGGGCGTCGTGGACAGAGACGAGCTGTACGCCATCGGAGATGTCGCCCGGCGGGCCGGCCTGAGCGTCAGTGCCGTCCGGTACTACGCGGACGCCGGCATCGTCACGCCGGCCGCCAGCACCCCGGCCGGCCACCGCCTGTACGACGTGTCGGCCATCGCCCGGCTGGAACTGGTCCGGACGCTGCGGGAACTCGACGCCGGCCTGGACGAGATCCGGCGGGTGCTGGCCGGCGAGGCGACGCTGCGCGAGCTGGCCGCCACCCACCTGGCCCTGCTGGAACGGCAGGAGGCACGGCTGCGCACCCGTCGCGCGGTGCTGTCGGCCATCCTGCGACAGGACTCCACAGCCGAGCAGGTCACGCTGATGCACAAGCTCGTTGGCCTGTCGGACGAGGAACGTGACCGGCTGATCGACGAGTTCTGGACCGAGGTCTCCGCAGGCTGGGAGCCGCCGGCGCGGATGGTCGAGTGGTGGCGGGCGGCCCGACCGGAGCTGCCCGACCATCCCACCGCGGCCCAGCTGGAGGCGTGGATCGAGCTGGCCGAGTTGGTCCGGGACACCGAGGTCCGGCAGGCCGTCCGCCGTGAGTTGCACGAGGTGTGCACCACCGGGGCAGGGCCGCTGATGACCTCGTCGCCGATGCTGGACGCCCTCGAAGAGGGCGCGGCGATCGGCCAGCCGGTGATGGACGCAGCGCGCAAGCAGGTGCCGCCGGACTCGCCCAGGGGCCGGGAGATCGCCAACCAGTGGATCGGGTGGCTGACCGGCATCTTCGCGACGCCGGACAGCCCCGGGATCCCGGACACACCGGAGTTCCGGATCCAGGCGGCCGACCAGATGCGCAAGGGCGCGGAGTGGGACCGCACGCCACCGGAGCAGGAGGGTCCGTTCGACAGGTACATGGAGCTGGTCACCGTCGTGAACAGCGCGCCGCCGGAGCAGTTTCCGTACGAGTGGCTGGCCGCAGCACTACGCGCGTCCGCCCAACCGGCCAGCTGATTGGCGGCAGGTAATTCGACTGGATCGCGAGGTGGACGGCTGACCGGTGTGCCGAGGCACACCGGTCAGCCGGCTACACCCGAAACTGGCAATTGACACCAGGTGGTCAGACTCTCGGGCTGATCACGTCATGCTGGGCGCGGACTGCGGTCAGCCCTTGGGGTTGGGGCCGAAACGGTTCGCTCCGGGGGTGCTGTCCAATACGAAGAACACGAGCAGGACGATGGCGCCCACGAACGGCACCAAGGCGATCAGCAGCCACCACCCCGTCCGGTCGGTGTCGTGCAGGCGCCGCACCGCGACCGCCAGCGACGGCAGCAGCAGCGCCAGGGAGGCGATAAGACCGATGAAGCCGGTCGTCGAGCCCTCCACGAAGGTCAGCCCCAGCGCACTGTCCAAGATGGCGGTGACAATGCTGACAAGGATGGTGAACAGGGCGAACCACCAGTACTCAGACCGGCGGGCCCGACCAGAGAAGCCGACGTACTGGCTGAAGACCGACTTGATTGCGGTACTGAAGGACATGACTATCTCCCGTTATGTGAGGGGTACTCAAGGTCATCGCGAAGGCAGCCAAACAGATCGATGTCGCGTGGTCAACGGCCGAGCAGCCGAGGGACAGTAGCCGCATGCTCACAGCACCCCCAGGTTGAAGGCGAGCTGGGTGATCGTGGCTGGGGCGTCCGGGTCGCGGGCGACCTGGGCGACCACGTCCCGCACGGCTGGCCGATGGTGGATCTCGGCGGGTGCGATGCGTTCGGCCCGCAACAGAACCCGGGCGGCGTTGGCGGGGTCATCCGTCTGGAGGTAGGCGCGCGCCGCGTCGATCAGGTGCGCGGCGCGGTGCTCAACCGGCAGCCACCGCCACCCGTCCCGCCCGATCGCCTCCTCGTGCCGGGCAACCGCCTGCGACCCGTCGCCCAACTCCACGGCAGCGGCGACCTGCGCCAGTTCGACGGCAGTCGGCCCGAACGCGGTCCGGTGATGGTCGTTGCCGTCGCCCACCTGGACGCCCAGCTTGGCGGCCTCGTCCAGCAGCTCACCAACCGCCCGGTCGTCACCGGCCCCCGCCGCGATCAGAGCGGCCTGCACGAGCAGCGATCCCCGCAGCGACAATTCCTGCGGCGTGCCAGGGGCGATCTGGGAAGCGGCGGCGAGCATCACCGTCCCTGCCCGAGCCGATGCCCGCAGTACCTGGCCCAACTGCACCGCCGCGCAGGCCAGCAACACCCGGTCACCGGCGGCGGCGGACATCGCCCGGTCAGCGGCCAACCAGGCGAGGCTCCCCTCGCCCAGCTTGACCAGCAGCGCCGCCGTCACCCGATACGCCTCGACCACCGCCGCCCGCCCGGACTCCGGGTCCAGCACGTGGGCGCGATGAACCTCGCTCACCACAGTGGGCAGCAACTCGACCAGACGCGGGTACCGGGCGTGCTGGAAGGTCATCCACGCGTGCCGCACCCCCCGGGCCAGCCGATCGGGCGACATCACCTCCCGGTCCGTCGGGCGACAGAAAGCCATTGGGTACGCCGACAGCGCGGCCCGAATCCGCGCCACGCCCTCGCGACGCTCAGCCGACCCGGCGGGTTGGACATCACCACCGAGCAGGGCTGCGGGATCGACCCTCAGCACCGCCGCGATCTCCCGGATGGTCGACACCCGCTCCAAAGAACGAACCCCACGTTCGACCTTGTCCACCCAACTCTTCGACTTGCCCAAACGATCCGCGAACGACTGCTGCGACAACCTCCGCCGCACCCGCAGGTAGGCGACTCGTCGACCGATCGGCAGCGGCTCACGGCTCACGACGCCACCGCCGATCCGGCAGCGCCCGAGTCGTCTGCTGAACCGGAATCCGCTCCGACTCGGCCTGCGCGAGCAAACGGCGTTTGGCCTCCTGCCGTTCGGCGGCGTCGATCTGCTCACCCCTGCTGACCGGCTCGTCGTCGCAACTGGGCATCATCACCTCCGCTGCTGGGCGCATCGGCAGGCTCAGCCGTCGCGTGCCGTCCACAATGACGCCGGGCCGTCGCTAGGCGCGACGGCACAGAGTGCGACATCCCGGGCACTTTCATGACGACATTAGGGCGACACACCGCTATTGTGGCGAACATGAATGCCCCGAACACCGCCCTGCGCGCGGTCCGCACCGGGATGCGCATGAGCCAGGACGACTTCGCCCGCGCGCTTCAGGCCGCCGGCCGCCGCGTCGGCGAACCCAATGACGCCAACAAGAGACTCGTCCAGCGCTGGGAGTCCGGCGCGATCGCCGCACCACGGCCCGTTTACGCCCGCGCCCTGGAGGTCGTCACCGGCCTGCCGGTCTCCGTGCTCGGCTTCACTGCGATAACCAATGGCCATGGCGTCGATGACCAACACGGTGGCCACGACCTGACCTCGCCCGTGTCCAGCCTGGCCACGCCAACGCCCAAGCCGCTTGCGGTCCACGCGTCGTACGAGGGCGTCTGGCTCAGCCGCTACCAATACCACTCCAGCGGCCGGGGAGAATCGTTCGCCGGGCAGCACTTCGTGGTCGTACTCCAGCACGGAGACCGACTGACCGTGCGCAGCCTGCCCGGCTCGGCGGCCTCGTCGCTATCGCTGGATCTCAGCGTCGACGGTGCCGTGGTAACCGGAACCTGGGTGGAGCAGACCGACCCGGCCGGCTACTACCGGGGAGCCCGATACCACGGCGCGATCCAGCTACTGGTGGAGCCCACCGGCCGACGGATGGCCGGGAAATGGGTCGGGTTCGGCAAGGACATGGACGTCAACACCGGCCCCTGGGAATTGACCTTCCGGGACGCGTCCACGTCCAAGGCGACGCTCGACCAGTACAACACCTCGCCCGGATAGCGCGCTTCGCCGACCAATTCGCAGCTGGCTACGCGGACGGCGGAGGACCGACTGGCCCTCAAGAGGCTGCCAGGCCGCCTCAAGATCTCCTTGGCACCAGGAACTGGGTGGTGGCTTCGATGAGCAGGCGGCGGGTGCCAGCTTCGGAGCCGCTGTGGCCGGCGTCCTCCACGATGTGAAACTTTGCCTCAGGCCAGACCCGATGCAGGTCCCAGGCTTGCTTGGGCGGTGTCTTGATGTCGTAGCGGCCGTTCACGATGACCGTCGGGACGTGTCGAATGCGGTCGACGCCCGCCAGGAGGCCTTCCGGCGGAAGGAAGCCGCCGTTGCTGATGTAGTGGTGTGTGATGCGGGCGAACGCCAGCAGGCTGGCGTCGTCGATGCCGGGTGGCGTCATCGGCAGCAGGGTGTTGGCCGAGAGCTCCCAGCTCATCCAGGCGCGGGCCGCCGGGCCGTGGACCGCGGGGTCCGGGTCGGAAATGCGGCGGCCATAGGCGCCGACAAGGTCGTCCTGTTCAGCGACGGGGATCGCAGCACAAAATGCGGCCCACTCGGCGGGAAACAGGTGCGCCGCGCCCGCTGGGGTGAACGCCCACGCCTCGTCTGACCTGCGAACCAACCACACGCCACGCAGCACGAGTTCGGTGACCCGCTCGGGATGGGCCTGCGCGTAGGCCAAGCCGAGAGTGCTGCCCCAACTGCCGCCGAAGACGAGCCAACGCTCGATCCCCAGGTGCTCGCGTAGCCGCTCGATGTCCGCCACCAGGTGCGGGGTGGTGTTGTGTTCCAGTGACGTCTTCGGGTCGCCCGCGAAGGGCCGACTGCGACCGCAGTTTCGCTGGTCGAACAGCACGACCCGGTAGCCGGACGGGTCGAAGTACCGCCGATTGTGCGGGAGCAGGCCACCGCCGGGGCCGCCGTGCAGGAACACTGCGGGTTTGCCGTCGGGATTCCCGCACAGTTCCCAGTAGAGCTCATTGCCATGGCCGACGTTGAGCATCCCGGAGTCGTACGGCTCGATGGGCGGATACCAGTCCATCATTCAACCCCGTGTATCGGTAGTGGTGCTCGGCCCGTTCCGGCACCGGCAGGTTGGTCGCGCCTGAACAACAGATGCCCGAACGAGCTGAGTCAGTCGCCGACTCTCGGGACCCGCCACAGGGACAGGCAGAACGGATGCCCGGCCGGGTCGGCGTACACGAAGCAGTGGTCCGCGTTGGGCTGATGCTCGAATCGGGTAGCGCCGGCTGCCAGCACACGCGCTCCGGTCGCCTCCAGGTCGTCGACGAAGAACTCGAGGTGCATCTGCATCCCCACCTCGCCAT comes from Micromonospora vinacea and encodes:
- a CDS encoding winged helix-turn-helix transcriptional regulator encodes the protein MFSRWTTPILWALHEYGRQRFVELERRLTSITPKVLTQRLRQLERDGLVTRTYHAEVPPRVEYEITELGASLGPLFAHLTTWADAHLGEVERAQRAYDAER
- a CDS encoding DUF805 domain-containing protein, with amino-acid sequence MSFSTAIKSVFSQYVGFSGRARRSEYWWFALFTILVSIVTAILDSALGLTFVEGSTTGFIGLIASLALLLPSLAVAVRRLHDTDRTGWWLLIALVPFVGAIVLLVFFVLDSTPGANRFGPNPKG
- a CDS encoding DUF1737 domain-containing protein, with translation MSDFTKPLGYRLITGPDDAEFCARVSALLDQGYQLHGSPALTFDGERVIAAQALVLSHSASPESPMGSAR
- a CDS encoding alpha/beta fold hydrolase; translated protein: MVGIAQKPSVAAVQEGEFPVTHFRTATVNGIDIFYREAGPADGPAVLLLHGFPTASSQFRHLIPLLADRYRVIAPDFPGFGHSASPDRSTFDYTFANFADLMDGLLGQLGVDRYALYCFDYGAPTGFRMALKGPERISALIVQNGNAYEEGLSEFWDPIKAYWAEKTDERRQAIAFILNSDTVKQQYTAGVQDLSRLDPDRWTHDDTQLARPGNADIQLDLFYDYGSNVTLYPEFHAFFRDHQPPTLIIWGQNDPVFPAAGAHPYRGDLPSAEFHLLDTGHFLLEDKLDIAAPMIHDFLDRAVGRS
- a CDS encoding nuclear transport factor 2 family protein, which translates into the protein MHRRPARLSLVEARVRVVDDTSTARQTAHAYVDLLERRDWSGLAALLTDDVVYEMPQTRERIRGTDAFLRFNTEYPGDWHLRPRRVIADGRLVALLLDVRVGDERQDACVWLEMSEHGLISKIIDYWPEPYDPPQGREHLVERW
- the pip gene encoding prolyl aminopeptidase, translated to MMDWYPPIEPYDSGMLNVGHGNELYWELCGNPDGKPAVFLHGGPGGGLLPHNRRYFDPSGYRVVLFDQRNCGRSRPFAGDPKTSLEHNTTPHLVADIERLREHLGIERWLVFGGSWGSTLGLAYAQAHPERVTELVLRGVWLVRRSDEAWAFTPAGAAHLFPAEWAAFCAAIPVAEQDDLVGAYGRRISDPDPAVHGPAARAWMSWELSANTLLPMTPPGIDDASLLAFARITHHYISNGGFLPPEGLLAGVDRIRHVPTVIVNGRYDIKTPPKQAWDLHRVWPEAKFHIVEDAGHSGSEAGTRRLLIEATTQFLVPRRS
- a CDS encoding winged helix-turn-helix transcriptional regulator, with translation MATSTAAQRREQAKRDYDAFLDQCPTRELLSRLTDKWVALVIPALVDGPQRHGQLAQRIAGVSQKMLTQTLRTLERDGLVTRTVTASVPVRVDYELTPLGHELFPVMIAIKNWAETHMDRVFEARTQYDARP
- a CDS encoding VOC family protein; its protein translation is MSDLIRLSLTTVNAPDAIALARFYAEITGGVAKGDEGWALVEGPNGDIGFQQIDDYQPPTWPDGEVGMQMHLEFFVDDLEATGARVLAAGATRFEHQPNADHCFVYADPAGHPFCLSLWRVPRVGD
- a CDS encoding helix-turn-helix domain-containing protein is translated as MSREPLPIGRRVAYLRVRRRLSQQSFADRLGKSKSWVDKVERGVRSLERVSTIREIAAVLRVDPAALLGGDVQPAGSAERREGVARIRAALSAYPMAFCRPTDREVMSPDRLARGVRHAWMTFQHARYPRLVELLPTVVSEVHRAHVLDPESGRAAVVEAYRVTAALLVKLGEGSLAWLAADRAMSAAAGDRVLLACAAVQLGQVLRASARAGTVMLAAASQIAPGTPQELSLRGSLLVQAALIAAGAGDDRAVGELLDEAAKLGVQVGDGNDHHRTAFGPTAVELAQVAAAVELGDGSQAVARHEEAIGRDGWRWLPVEHRAAHLIDAARAYLQTDDPANAARVLLRAERIAPAEIHHRPAVRDVVAQVARDPDAPATITQLAFNLGVL
- a CDS encoding helix-turn-helix domain-containing protein encodes the protein MNAPNTALRAVRTGMRMSQDDFARALQAAGRRVGEPNDANKRLVQRWESGAIAAPRPVYARALEVVTGLPVSVLGFTAITNGHGVDDQHGGHDLTSPVSSLATPTPKPLAVHASYEGVWLSRYQYHSSGRGESFAGQHFVVVLQHGDRLTVRSLPGSAASSLSLDLSVDGAVVTGTWVEQTDPAGYYRGARYHGAIQLLVEPTGRRMAGKWVGFGKDMDVNTGPWELTFRDASTSKATLDQYNTSPG
- a CDS encoding NADP-dependent oxidoreductase, with the protein product MRAVSYAEFGGPEVLHVAEVPVPEPGPGQVRVRVAASVVHPVDLMVRSGRFPAPLPTGLPYTPGWDVAGSVDAVGPSVEEFTIGDEVIGFSPWLQTTAGAHAEYVVLDAAWLTSAPAGVPATEAATLPTNGLAAAQALDLLALPAGSTVLVTGAAGQVGGFVLALARTTGLHATGLAGADDREFVESLGAAFLSRTDDPTGTFDAVVDLAVIGSSLLDLVRDGGGYVAASPPLRPEPVRGIGTFALEVLPDGTRLGELVKLVTSGDIPLRVADVYPFADAAAAHERLAQGGVRGGVVIVP
- a CDS encoding NAD(P)H-binding protein, which translates into the protein MLVVTGATGNVGQRLLSILAASGAAATAVSRARRPVVVPDGVRHHRADLEQPESLRPALAGAEALYLLVEGAGAHLNVPEILRVTTAAGVKRIVLQSSQAVGTRPTAASHAPLHAIEDLVRRSGLGWTILRPGGFASNVLAWAEPIRNGRTVAAPFGDVGLPVIDPDDIAEVAAVALRDGAHDGHTYELTGPALSTPRERVADLATALGEPISFIEQTPDEAREQMLRFMPPPVVEGTLAILGAPTAREQRISPDVSEVLGRPPRSFAAWAGRNIDIFR
- a CDS encoding MerR family transcriptional regulator, with product MDRDELYAIGDVARRAGLSVSAVRYYADAGIVTPAASTPAGHRLYDVSAIARLELVRTLRELDAGLDEIRRVLAGEATLRELAATHLALLERQEARLRTRRAVLSAILRQDSTAEQVTLMHKLVGLSDEERDRLIDEFWTEVSAGWEPPARMVEWWRAARPELPDHPTAAQLEAWIELAELVRDTEVRQAVRRELHEVCTTGAGPLMTSSPMLDALEEGAAIGQPVMDAARKQVPPDSPRGREIANQWIGWLTGIFATPDSPGIPDTPEFRIQAADQMRKGAEWDRTPPEQEGPFDRYMELVTVVNSAPPEQFPYEWLAAALRASAQPAS